In one Xiphophorus couchianus chromosome 17, X_couchianus-1.0, whole genome shotgun sequence genomic region, the following are encoded:
- the tmem209 gene encoding transmembrane protein 209 codes for MLTPPQEGMPSMIDKALRMRREEQARQIVLAWAVLNVSLAGMIYTEMSGKLLSRYYNITYWPIWYIELVLASLFSLNALFDFWKYFKYTMSPSSIAVTPQQHHLLGLRNTNIQPSPPQKPEKKKTPAPTQSSPLQGQSVLSFSPSHPASSSPKFSPNCTPGYSPPLGSPSPPSSAGGPFTPSVAFGKVLNYSQSSGSSPYQNSIGSAEGSGLRARYRTSPSVFNSPGSKEDYMEDLKSLERFLRSEEEKSHRSQLGSPESVSPSHSPTFWNYNRSVGDYAQSLRKFLYQPACRSQAPSAHKDETDLGSKHAAEEVWARITTSRAVADHVDSWTAKLRNWISDTILVPLVKEIDSVNSQLRRMGCPELQIGEASISSLRQAALMKASLIPTLTSIVQYLDITSNQEYLVDRIRELSHSGCMSSFRWNGGGDLKNRKWDTDLPTDCAILMHMFCTYLDSRLPPHPKYPDGKTFTSQHFSHTPDKPDVTKENLFCIHQSSTTPPHYQLIYQGHIYSLPKGRNNLFHTILMFLYVIKTKESGMLGRVNLGLSGVNILWIFEK; via the exons ATGCTGACCCCACCGCAGGAAGGGATGCCCAGCATGATAGACAAGGcgctgaggatgaggagggagGAGCAGGCTCGGCAGATCGTTCTCGCCTGGGCTGTGCTCAACGTCTCTTTAGCTGGCATGATTTACACGGAAAT GTCAGGGAAGCTGCTGAGCAGGTACTACAACATCACCTACTGGCCAATCTGGTACATCG AACTGGTCCTCGCCTCTCTTTTCAGTCTCAATGCTCTTTTTGACTTCTGGAAGTATTTCAAATACACAATGTCTCCGTCCTCCATTGCTGTTACCCCTCAGCAGCATCACCTTCTGGGTCTGAGGAACACAA ATATCCAGCCCTCTCCTCCACAAaagccagaaaagaaaaagactccAGCTCCCACCCAGTCCTCTCCGCTCCAGGGCCAGAGTGTGCTGAGCTTCAGTCCCTCTCACCCCGCCTCCAGCAGCCCCAAGTTCTCCCCGAACTGTACACCGGGTTATAGCCCCCCTCTGGGCAGCCCATCCCCACCAAGCAGCGCAGGAGGACCTTTTACCCCCTCAGTGGCCTTTGGAAAG GTGCTGAACTACAGTCAGTCTTCAGGCTCTTCTCCCTATCAGAACAGCATTGGGTCAGCAGAAGGCTCTGGCTTGAGAGCTCGGTATCGCACATCTCCTTCGGTGTTTAACTCTCCAGGAAGCAAGGAAGACTACATGGAGGATCTGAAGAGTCTCGAGCGGTTCCTGCGTTCCGAGGAGGAAAAAAGTCACCGCAGTCAGCTCG GCAGTCCAGAGTCCGTGTCTCCAAGCCACAGCCCTACTTTCTGGAACTACAATCGTTCTGTGGGAGATTACGCCCAGAGCTTGAGGAAGTTCCTCTACCAGCCGGCGTGCCGCTCTCAGGCGCCGTCGGCGCACAAGGACGAGACGGACCTGGGTTCTAAACACGCTGCAGAAGAG GTGTGGGCCAGAATCACCACCAGCAGAGCCGTAGCGGATCACGTCGACAGCTGGACAGCCAAGCTTAGAAAT TGGATCAGTGACACCATCTTGGTCCCTCTGGTCAAAGAAATCGACTCTGTCAACAGCCAGCTGAGGAGGATGGGCTGTCCGGAGCTCCAGATAGGAG AGGCCAGCATTAGCAGCCTGAGACAGGCAGCACTGATGAAAGCTTCCTTAATCCCCACGCTGACCTCTATTGTCCAGTACCTGGACATCACATCCAACCAGGAATATCTAGTGGATCGCATAAGAG agcTGTCTCACAGTGGCTGCATGAGCTCCTTTCGCTGGAACGGTGGCGGTGATCTGAAGAACAGGAAGTGGGACACGGATCTCCCGACCGACTGTGCC ATCCTCATGCATATGTTTTGCACATATTTGGACTCCAGGCTGCCCCCACATCCAAAGTACCCGGATGGGAAGACTTTTACTTCTCAGCACTTCAGCCACACTCCGGACAAACCTG ATGTTACCAAAGAGAACCTCTTTTGCATCCACCAAAGCAGCACCACGCCCCCTCACTACCAGCTTATATACCAAGGACACATCTATAGTCTCCCTAAG GGAAGGAACAACCTATTCCACACAATCCTCATGTTCCTCTATGTCATCAAGACCAAGGAGTCAGGGATGCTGGG GAGGGTAAATCTGGGCCTCTCTGGAGTGAACATTCTCTGGATATTTGAGAAGTGA